gtccaccTTTtttcccactccacctcctcctcctctacctcttcttacttgtcgttctcctcttccttactcttcctcctcctcctcctcctccacctccagaaCACCACAAGTCATTCTCCCTCATTACTTTCCCTCCACATGTGTTATTCTCTCCACACCTCCATCCTGCCATCATCACCTCGCTCTGTCATTCCCACCCTATgattctccctccatctctctctctttctctcccacacgTCTCTCCCGCACTTCCTCCGCCTCTCCATCGCCTCCATTATCGATCTTTCACACTGTTTTTCGCGTCCTGTCACCCTCATCCCACACCCTGTCACCCTCGTCCGtggctccctcctcccctgtcacCTTATTTTCTCACCCTAATTTACCTGGTCCTGCTTCTAACACCTGCGTCATTATCACCTGTTCGAGTTATTATGCTTCTACTGTGtctcgttattctctctctctctctctctctctctctctctctctctctctctctctctctctctctctctctctctctctcaaccacatcTTCGTCACCTGAATTATCGTCTCGTGTACCCTCCaatcccatttcctctctctctctctctctctctctctctctctctctctctctctctctctctctctctctctctctctctctctctctctctctctctctctctctctctttctctctctctctcaagccattTATAACTACgtgaatcatcttttttttttctttatctcatgtCTCCGTTACGTGTACCTTTTAGCTCacacctttgcctcctcctcctcctcctcctcctcctcttcttcctcttcctccctaactcACCTCCATCACATTCCctgtctctcatttcctcctattcctttccatctttcaaaTTTTCTACCAacatttctccctctccattcctcccttttccacccATTCCGTACTCCATCCACTTTCCTACTCcacattacattacattttcctcttttcctcatctctacAATACCGTCTTTTCCATCCTTATCTTCCCTGTTTTCCACCTCTTCGTCACCTCGTCAACCTCCACTGCGACCTCCACTGTAACCTCCACATGttataccccctctctctcttcacctcccctccccctccccttcgtcAGTAGTGGAGGGAGCGGGCCTTTGGGAGTCATCAGAGAGAATTACTGGCGTTATGACAACCATGATCAACTCCGGTAATGGATGCGCTTCAGCGGCAGCCAAACGCCCGCACGATTTGTTCTGCTCACAGGCCCGGAAATGTGTTTAGAGGAAGGCCAAttggtgtacgtgtgtgtgtgtgtgtgtgtgtgtgtgtgtgtgtgttcctcagcctctccctccctcgcctcatgGTTCTCCTGGTTCCCTCCActcacacctctccctcctcctcctcctcctcctcctcctcctccacctctcaacaCCTTCCCACATCCTCCCACACCTCGACTTCCTGTCACGTCTGGCGTTTAACGATGGGGaaaggaaaactctctctctctctctctctctctctctctctctctctctctctctctctctctctctctctctctctctctctctctctctctctctctctctctctctctctctctctcacacatcttcctgtctctcctctctctttcctcttcttctctctctctctcttctctctctctctctctctctctctctctctctctctctctctctctctctctctctctctctctctctctctctctctctctctctctctctctctctctctctctctctctctctccatcaatttccttcctcttccttcgtctaatCTTTATCAGTCTCACGTCCGTCGAAGCCAATTTCCAGCTCTTGGCCCTGTGTTAGTCGGGTGGGGGGGGCAGGTGAGGCcaggtgaggagaaaggagggggcagggggggcaggggTGGTGGCAGGGGGCAGGTACTGAGTGAAGGGTTAATAGCACGGCGGCCTTGACAGGGTGTGGGAGCAGCTGTCATATGGAAGGGGCGGCCCACCCTGCCCCTGTCACTCAGTCTGTCTGTCAGCGTGTTAGTTAGTGTGTGAGCTGATgagttagggaaggagggaggggaagggaaggagggagggtaggtaatggtgggagggtaaggaagagagagagagagagagctagagagagagagagagagagagagagagagagagagagagagagagagaagagaagagaagaaaagacaacaaaagaaaagacaacaaaagacaacaaaacaaaaaagaaaagaaaagaaaagacaagaaaagacaagaaatgaaaagaaaataagagaagttaGAAGAGAagttagaagagaagagaagagaagagaagagaagagaagagaagagagagagagagagagagagagagagagagacgtgtgttGGGGGTGTCCTAATGAGGGTTGAGGGTCTGGAGAGGCTGGAACAAGTAGTCTGGAGCACACTTCTTGTACACTCCTTCCACATACTTACCTACTTAAGGGACGGggctggaagtgtgtgtgtgtgcgtgtgcgtgtgtgtgtgtgtgtgtgtgtgtgtgtgtgtgtgtgtgagtgtgtgtgtgtggtgtgtgagagagagagagagagagagagagagagagagagagagagagagagagagagagagagagagaataataataataatatatacatgaCAATCTAAAACCAGTCTGTATTAAAGTCATTACGTACGTTGTCTTCGTAACAAAACGAGCTCTTAAATTATTACCCGCATAACAAAtttccacttacacacacacacacacacacacacacacacacacacacacgtaagtccGACTCATTTTTCATATCTTAgtaaaaatgactgtgtgtgtgtgtgtgtgtgtgtgtgtgaatccggCTTGTGTAATAGGAAAATATGGGCTATGCATGAGGCGTGAGAAGGCACAAGAGCAGGACTGTTAGGAAATCAAAGAAAAGCAACTCGTTACAACACAGGTCCTTGATGTTTCTATAGTCGAACCGATGATGGAAAGATTTGAGGAGGATTTAGCTcgaggaagagatggggatgaagagagggagaaagagaaggaaaatcaaagaggtagagaagaagatataggaggaaaggaagaggtagaaagatagaaagtaaaTGAATCCAggcaggggaagagaggaaagggaaaagatggaaaaagaggagaaaaagggaattgagggatggagggaggcgaagagagagaaagaaaggggaagaaaataatatgaagtaCACAAGAAAGAGAtaggggaagaagaaatggataaaaagtaggaatgaaaaggggggtagaaaaggaaggggaaaaagaggaggaaaatgtgagtgAAGTcgtggggaaagggaggaagaagggaaaaaaaggaggaaaatgtgagtGAAGTCGtggggaaatgaagaagggaaaaaaagaggaaaaaaaacttatggaagggaagaaaaggtaaaggaaaaagaaacatcgaagtagtaggaaggaggaggagccttcgcctttgctgtccttcatcttccacctttgattagatagtaagtgtagcttgtcacaaacagcctcgtaaggaccagcaggtctgctgttgtttgttcttcctttgtgttgaagaaggaaggaggaggaggaagaagggggaggggagaagggaggaggaggaaggtgtatgggggaggggagaaggaaggaggaggaagaagatataagtgggaggggagaaggaagggggaggaaggtgtaaggggaatgggagggaggaaggaggaagaagggagagaaggaaagcgagaggATAAAAATCTGAGGCAATTAATCAACGTAAAACACTCAACGGACCTCATCGTGTACAcgtaataaaaagtaaaaaaaagatgcGGAAAAACAAAATATTTCTTAGTGTGTGTTTCAAGGAGGCAGGTGGCCGGCCGCGCGCACTGAGGCATCGCTTGACTTGGGCTGAAAAGTGTGTGTGCCGAGGTTCGAGACCCGCTAATGTTTTTGAGGGCATCGTAAAGCTAGCCAAAACGTATTTATTATcagtatcattatttattttttggttagGTGCGTCTGTGAAAGTGAAAATATTAACTACGAGGTatgtgaaaggtgtgtgtgtgtgagagagagagagagagagagagagagagagacggatatgTTAACTACAAAGTCCgcagaaataaaatataaaaaaataaataccaaataGAAAAATCAAAAGTTAACAAAGGAAGattaaagacaaggaagaaaacaagaaaacaagtgaGAGTAGGCGAGAAAAccattaaagaggaagaaaggaaatggccGAACTTAACCTTTAAACTTACCAAAAGCATCCggattgaggaggaagaaggggaaggaagacaaggaagaggaggaggcgcaggaggaggaggagggtacacaGTGTCGCGGTGACGTCCTCTGAAGCCGTCATGATGGAGCGGGGTCTTACGTCCACCATAAGTTGTGTCGGTAAGAATTGATGCCCTTTTAATCCCAGTAATTTCGCGCGCCTGATTAAGTTAAAGACAGAGCCAGAAGTCAAATAATCGGACAAATGTAATTCATCACCTCCATGTTCCTCACAATTATGCTTCCTGTGTGTATGCCTGGCCCCGGATGTCTTCGCTCGCGTGCCAAAATATAACGTCCAGCGGCTGACGAGGTTCGCGGCCCAacgggaaggggacggaagggcgAGGTTAGCGGCTCCTCCCTCGCGCCGGACAGCCCTCCCGCCCGTCTGCTAATACATCATAGCCAGTAATTGTTTCCTTGTTCCCCACTCGGCTATTATTTTGGCCAAACCTGCTGATTACCGAGCGCCGCCATGACTGTCATTACCTCCACAGCCTGTCATGAGGGGCACAAGTTGTATTATTTGATATGACGAATGAAATGTGTAATTATAGCAAATTGTACGCATTTGTTGAGTGACGGCCGTGTGATTTAGTGGAGGGTGATGATGCATTGCCAGAAATAAGGTggtttgtcgtgtgtgtgtgtgtgtgtgtgtgtgtgtgtaaaaggtttTCTGACAAGTGGGATCAAGTGGTGACGTGGAGGTAAAAGAGTACTacaataggaggaaggaaggagggtgtcaGGCAGGCAGATGTTccttgtctcctccctcctcctcctcttctttcctccccctctctgttGACACCTCAATTTTTCGCTTTCACCCTCCAGTAACTTTTTTATCCTGACTATTATGTTTTCGTTATCAATGTTCGTGTGTTTTATTGCAGCTTTCAATTTGCCTCAGATGTTTATCGCTCAGTTTGTATAATGTATTCTCCTCGCCGTCCTGACACAACATTATTTACTCTCATAATTATGGCCTCGCTATTATCCCTCCTTCcgcctgcttctctctctctttgtgtgtttttcctcctcttctttgtcttcttcctcgctTCGTAACAGGATTTTGCACTCCCGTACGTTGTGTGTCGGTATCATTTTGTAttctagtcacacacacacacacacacacacacacacacgacgccagcagcagcagcagcagcgtcagcacaATTAAGAACACGGGCCAGATATCAACAGACAATTGCTGTCGCGAGCTGACGGCAGAGTGACGGGGGACAACACAGGTGACATGCGCTGGCTGTCTTGGCGAGGCGTCCCCCGTGGCCaattaccttcaccttcacctgggCAGGGACACAGGTGAGCGGGCGGCCACGTGTTTGTTTGTCAGGCTTTACGCTGGTTGCCTCCTTTTGTTTTATGGAGGAGTAATTACCTtatgatggcggtggtgtttgtggcgGGGAGTTTGTTTGCTTATTGGTGTGATGCGGTGTTgtagtgatgagggtggtggtggtggtgatgtttgtttATTGCTGTGAGGGGCTTGTCTGACTATTTGCATgcgaggtggaggtgggggtgtctTTGTTCTTACcgtgtgcgtgcttgtgtgtgtgtgtgtgtgtgtatttaggggGTGTCTGTGTGACGTGGCCGCCGCAGCACTACCCTCACGCCTGACCTACTTGTTGCTGCCACTGTATCGTCTGCACTGCACCGCCGCTGCCAATGAAACACCTCGCTCCATCATCACATACTTGCCCATCAGTCATAAACCTCATTCGCCTAACTCACCACACGGCCACATACTCACctttcactactaccactactactgatgatgatgatgatgttggtacCTTgtgtctttattatttctttcttcacctGTCTGTTCTCTTGTCACACCTGTTTACActgtggggggaaggggttatCTCTCTCTCAGATGTAGTTGATTCTAGTCTATTGTtctcattttcctcacttttccctgTTCCTGTGAGTCGTGTAGTAACTTCCTGCTGCCTTTTCTGTCTCAttcgcttcctcttctctttgtcaGCTTTTTATCACGTCATTATCTATGCATCTCTTTTTATGGAACCTTTTTTCACCGTCTTCCTCTTAGATTGCCCTTTGATAGCTTGTTTccgcatctttattctttcctatggtgtgtgtgtgagtgtgagagagagagggtgagggaggtgggcggttgtgtgtgtgtgtgtgtgtgagacagagagagagagggaggtgggcggttgtgtgtgtgtgtgtgtgtgtctgtgtttaggTACAAAAAATCATGTAGCTGTCCTAATTCTTCCCTCCGTGTCGCTGGTCCGGCCGCATGTTTCTACTTATCGCAGCTTAGCGTCCTTTGGTGGGTGTCTGTTTTTTCCCCCCAAAGGATTAATCCCGTAACCTTTAGCGTGCAGGGCGTGTATAGGCCGAGGGGCGGGGCAGGTAGCTAATGGTGTCGGCCGGCGGGTTTTTCTGGCCATTCACGTGGTTAATAGGGATTCACAGTGacattccctttattttcttcgctCTTTATGGTCACATCACTTTACCTGACGAACTACGAACTGATACCTCGCGGATAAACCTGAACAGAAACCACACGCTTTAGAAACTCGCCTTATATCGGTATGAGTCCAGTTTTTATTAGCGGGTTCAGTGATACGATGTGAAAGCCTGTGTTGATGGCTCCCCCTGGGCCCGACACCCTGCCAGGCGATACCGAATAGATAGACCGCGAAGGTAAATCTCAGCAAACGCCGCAAAACTCATCCATGCATTGGTATTAAAGTAAAAGCTAATCCTTGTAGTGGTGTTTGGCTAATGTTTACACCTTCCGCTGATAACCTTTCACCTCGCCGTGCGCTTAGGAGAGACAGACGCGACGTTGTATATATTTGTAAATCTAAAACATGAAACTGCAGCTGAGTTACTTGACATAAAGCAGACAGCCTTGCACTTCCCTGATACGAGGCCCAGCTTGCCGCGCGCCATACACCccacctcacccctcaccccccgtcACTTTAATGCGTGAGGGGGTCGCTGAACGCCTGACACACTGCAGCCCTTCGATACAACGACGTACTCTGACACTCGACTCGGCACATTGCCCAGCGCGACGCACAccccacacactctctcccctCGATAGCGCCACGCACTCCTGCCCGCTCTTTCACATCGTAATGAGCCTCCTCCTTTGTGGGACTGACGTGTGCTTGAATTATGCTGACAAGTGGACCGATAAGCGCtatcagggagggaggggacgcgGGGGAAGGCCGGGCATGTCACGGGGCTTAATCGTCGAGCGTTTGGCAGTGGTGTTGAAGGCTCGCTGGGACTCGGCGATGCTGTGTAAGTGAATCGCACATCTGATTACCTCACGCGGTTTGGTAATGTTAATCTGATTGGCGGATCACGTGAGTCGACGGGAATTAATGAGTCGGAGTTAATGTGTTTTTGATGTTATGCTTTAGAGGCAGCGTGTCCGGACGGGGTTGTCGTACTGTGGGGGTGGGTTGTGACGCCCCTCGCCGCGGCCTCGACACCCAACAGCTGCACCTCGTTCCTTCACCTGCTTCTTGCCAGTGCTTTAGTGATtcggggggtgagggaggagggggggattgGTGCCTAGAAGgggcctgcctgtctgtctgtatttcatTTGGTGCTTCTGTTTGGCTCTCCTCGTGTGTGTCagccccctgctctctctctctctctctctctctctctctctctctcatctgtcagGGAGAGTAAATGTTGGCTTATGTAAATCTGTTTGCTCAAAGATCTAATATGTTTTACAATGAGTTACAACTTGTATCTATTACCGGGCACTTAGTatttttcattcatctatttagAATTGACGTCCTGAAACGGTTCATCAGCCGGGGACTCCTTGCATCCTGTTTGTAGTACTTTTAGCGTGACTTTACTTTGCAACTTGTTTCTTCGCGTTTCCCTTTCTTCGCCTttccctgacccccccccctccgtgCCCCAGACCTCCTCCCAGACCTGACCCATGCTGCCTCTCCAAAATAATTGCTTGGTATAAAATGTTTGCAGTACAATGTCTTGCCTGGCTGACGACGCTGATAAGGAAGGTACTTATTCTTGGCAAGATcggacttacttttttttttcttttgacgaTGAAAATCTTAATAGTAAATAACAATAGTAGTTATGATTACTATTAGTATTTTTAtagtatattatttttattttaacaaGGACCACGACTCCGGTAATTATGAATACTAATGGTGGgataaaaaataagtaataataaaaataaaaatatatgaaaaatatattaataatgacTTTTTAATAATTATTTCTCGGTAATTTTAATAGTATTATATTGCATTAATAGAAAATATAATACTTTAATcattacaaataataataatttaatagtatataataataataatgaatgtaataataatcataatcatatcAGAATAGTTTGTTTTCTCGTCGTGTTATCAATCCCAGAATCTCACTCTGATGCCACAGCTGCGCCGCGGACCACCCCACCAACCCAGGCGTGGCCTTCCCGTAGGTTTGGCCGCCGACAGGACTTCTGTTATCAGCCGCTGAAActgaagtttctctctctctctctctctctctctctctctctcacacacacacacatacctttaaTGCTGTACAGGAATTACTCCTCGGCCTTACAGTTCTCTAGATGTCTAAGCTCGTGTTTTCACACTCGAGGCAGCCTGACAGAGTACAGTAAAATTCAGCATTTCTTCCAGTTTAATTTTCTCGTCTAAATTGTTATTGAATTATAACTGAAAACTTATTTAAAATAACTTCATGGAAATCATcttatatacatttatttttaaATTCCTTATCATCGACAGTTTGGCCGATTATCACGTCACATGAAAGCTTCTGACGCTCAGTCATAAAGTGAATAGAtacaattttcattattattattctcattttatattatttataatataattttatattttttaattattttatatatttataatttcattttatattttaatttattCTATAATTATTCCCCGCCCTACCGTGATGTGTAGGGCGGCGGACACGCCTCTGGTGACAAAGAGGGCGATGGACGGCGTCAGCCTCTGCCATTGACTCGGCCTGACACCCAATTCcctgcctttctccctccccttcctctgtcagtcttcctccccccctgccccctccccggTGCACAATAAAACAGGTGAGGTGGACTTTCCGCTTTATTGTGTGCACGTCATAGATATATTGCAGTGAGATGTTGTGGGACAGACAAACTTGCACAGTATATTATCAATCTTTTCCGTTCAGCTTTGAGCAGACTAGATATGTTTCTTATGcacagagaaaaaatatatatatgttggATAAGTTGAATGATGAAGGCAGCAAAACACTTGAGATGAATGATTGGTGTGTCCAACTCCACTCGGTCTGttgtctttttctgtttgtgtCCGGCTCGGCGCGGCGCTCACAGCCTTCACTGGCTCACTGTCTTGACCAGGTTAATTAAAACCCTTCAGATCTCTCTTAAAAAACTCATATATTTAATAATAATTAGGCATAACTCCAAATAATTTTCATATACATATTCACCACCGAGAAAATATTTACATTGTTGTTATGTACAAACTTAGGCTATCACAGTCAACACAAACAGTTCTCGTGCACAAACGTGGTCGCCAAAAGGGTGTGGATGAGTCTTATGCTGCCGAGATTTTAGTGGGTGGGGCAAGGGGCGCTGTGCCCCCTCCCCCAGGAGGGGCGCGTCTCTCCCCTAGAGTTACTGGCCCCTCCGCCGCCCGGCTGCTGACTGTAAAGCAGATGCTTTGGCACAGTGGCCTCGAGGGCGGGACTTTTGATTATAGCACCTGATATGAGTGTGACCTCCCCCCCACTAGCGCCCCACAGCATATCAGAGGGGCGGCCGCGGGTACAGCCCAGCGTAGGGGGAGGGGTAGCCGGGCGGGTAGGCCGAGAGGGCGGAGGCGTAGGGGGAGAGGCCGGGCAGCGTGGGCGTGAGGGCGGAGGTAGTGGTGAGGGAGGTGGGCTTGCTGTAAGGGTGGTACCGGCTGGCGGTGAGCGGGGACAGGGCTGGGGGCGGGTAGGCCATGCCGGGTCGGGAGAGGGCGGAGTGGGCGGACCCCAGCAGGGCGGCGTGGGCGTGCAGGGGGTTGGAGAGCAGGCTGAGGGAGGTGGAGTCTGGCGCCGTGACGCTGGTGTGGGTGCGGAGGTGCTGAAGCAGCTCCTCGGAGGTGGAGAAGCGCTTCCCGCAGTAGGTTTCGCCCACTATCCAGTTACACACGTAGGGCCGATGCGGACCCGTCagcagggaggaggcggagggtgaGTAGAGggaggctgcggcggcggcggctaccGAGGTGGGCGGCAGGAGGCTGGAGGCGGgcacgatggaggaggagggcagggaggagaggcCGGGCAGGGAGCTGAGGGCTGCCTTGGCCTGTTCACACTGCGTGCACGAGGGCGGGCAGGCGCCGCCGCTCTGCAGCAGGTGGTTGTTCTGCACGGAGTAGGGGCAGCCCGTGCAGTAGGGGTCGCGGCACACGGGCACCACCGCCTCCCCGCCGCCTGCCGTCTTGACGCGGGTGTAGGTCAGGTAGGGAGAAGAGCCcagcagggaaggggagagggctgCCGAGGAGGGCAGGCCCGTGGTGGTGTAGAGGGCGGCAGCGGAGGCGCCGGGGTAGACGGAGGCCAGGGAGGAGGGCAGCCCCGCCAAGCCTAGGCTCGGCATGAGGCCAGGGTGGGCGCCGCGCAGAGCCGGGTGACTCTCCAGCCCCGGGTAGCCGGGCGGCAGCAGGTGCGGCATGCCCGTGCGGTAGGTGCCCAGCGGCACGTCTTTGGGGTGGCCCGCCAGCACCTCCAGCCCGGACCTGATGATGGGCGTGGTGGAGGCGGACGAGGACACGCTGGCCTCGATGCTGCGGCGGCCGCTGTCCTCCTTGGCGGCGGCGGCCGAGGAGCCGCcactggaggaggagggcggccgcGCGCTGGAGGGCTGACTTGCTGGCGTTTTGCGGCCGCCCGTCGGCTTGTCGTCCCCGCCGCCCTCCTCCACCATGGACTTTTTGGTGGAGCTCTCGTAGGGCTTGAAGGCCGGGGAGCGCCGGGTGGCCTCGAGGGGCGTAGGCGGCGacttctccttcttgtcctcgtccttctttttGTCAGCGGGCAGCGGCTTGGAGGAATCCGCGCCGATCTGCGAGCATGTCTGCGCCAGGAGCGCGAGGGGTGATTTTTTGGCGTCCAGCTGtaacagagaaaagaacaagggTGTTACTCACTTGCGGCAGGAGGCAGGCCACGGCTCCCCTGGCGGCGCCGCGCACCCAAAACTCAAAAAAAGATTATCCCCAAAATGTGTCGCGTCGCACTAAGTCCCCAAACCCGCAGACGGAGGCTTACCGTGGTGGGTAGTGGAGACAGGTAATCCGGTTGTAAATATTGATTACTGCCTGCAGTCAACATCCCTTTGGACTCGAGAACCACCATTAGCGCAGTATTTTTGTGAACACTgtatccttaaaaaaaaaatatttcaatcAGCACTAGAGCACAGGGAGGCACGAATCCAACGTCTTAACACGGCGGTGTCTCTACTGGTACTGAGCAGTTGGTGGGCCGCGTGAGCTGGAGGCTGCCAGGGCGTGACGTCACAGTCTGCACCCGTGATGAGGTGGCAGACACACGCCGCCTCACCTCGGACCCTCGCCGCGCTACCAGACGCACGACCACTTGAAAACTTTATTACCTGCGACCAAGATCATAAAATAACAACCTGAAGCAAGAGAAACACTCAAAACTTTAGCCATTGTGTCGCGCGGCATTAAAACGCAACATTTTAGCTCCTCCTCCGCCCTGTCTTgcatcttgtttctcttccttgtctcacACCATCCACACAAACACATGGACAAACATTCGTGCACATGTGTGTatctatttcctccctctctctacagcTAAATCCTTCCACGTTTCCTCCACCAACACTTTTCTTCTCggtgtccctttcttcctccttccctccgtccctttcaccaccatcaccagccctgcctttcctccccctcctccttacccctcccctcGTCCATCCC
Above is a genomic segment from Eriocheir sinensis breed Jianghai 21 chromosome 7, ASM2467909v1, whole genome shotgun sequence containing:
- the LOC126995146 gene encoding zinc finger protein Noc-like, which codes for MVVLESKGMLTAGSNQYLQPDYLSPLPTTLDAKKSPLALLAQTCSQIGADSSKPLPADKKKDEDKKEKSPPTPLEATRRSPAFKPYESSTKKSMVEEGGGDDKPTGGRKTPASQPSSARPPSSSSGGSSAAAAKEDSGRRSIEASVSSSASTTPIIRSGLEVLAGHPKDVPLGTYRTGMPHLLPPGYPGLESHPALRGAHPGLMPSLGLAGLPSSLASVYPGASAAALYTTTGLPSSAALSPSLLGSSPYLTYTRVKTAGGGEAVVPVCRDPYCTGCPYSVQNNHLLQSGGACPPSCTQCEQAKAALSSLPGLSSLPSSSIVPASSLLPPTSVAAAAAASLYSPSASSLLTGPHRPYVCNWIVGETYCGKRFSTSEELLQHLRTHTSVTAPDSTSLSLLSNPLHAHAALLGSAHSALSRPGMAYPPPALSPLTASRYHPYSKPTSLTTTSALTPTLPGLSPYASALSAYPPGYPSPYAGLYPRPPL